TTGGGGCCCGGAAAAACCCGTCATCAGAACCCTTCCCGCTGCTTATCGTTCATCAAGCCGGTCACTTTCAGAATCCCAAAAACGAAGGGGGACAGGATCATGTTCATGGCAAGCTCAAGCCAGGATACTGCAGAAAAAGAAGACACCTCACTCGACGCAAGAAAGACGACATCGAGGAGTGCCGATAGCACCATTTTCAAAAGCGATGCAAAAAATAGTAATAATAACGGAAAGAACAATGGATCAAGAAATACCTTTCCTTTAGTCTTACCAAAAAGATAGCCGGTAACAGAATATATCAATCCAAAATATCCAAAGGGAGCAAGGGTAAGCGCATCGAGAAAAATCCCGGCGATAAATCCTAAAAGGACGGCCTTGAAAGAGCCTGTCGAATGGGCCATAAAGACCAACAGGACAAGAACGAAATCGGGACGGACACCAGCCCAGCCTATATTTTTAAAGAAAGTGGTATCGATGAAGATGATTACAAGAAGGATAATTGCATATAAAAAAGATTTTCCCGTTCTCACTGATTGGGCTCCTGCTTCAGAATAAAAACATATTCAAGTCGTGAGAAATCAATAGCCGGCTCAATCTCAATAATCAAGGAGGGCTGCCATTCGGGAGCCTCTATGCCCACTACTCTTCCGATGGGTATTGAGGCAGGATAGATAGAACGCAAACCGCTGGTCACCACCAGATCGCCATAACGAATTTCCTCTTTCGCGCGCTTCTTAACATAACGCATAAAAAGTGCCCCACCCTTTTTGCCATCACCACCGACCAAACCCTCATAACGTCCGGCTGAGAAACGGGCAGCAACAAAGCATTCGTGATCGAAAACGGGAAGGATCATCGCTGTCCTTGACGTGGCCGAAATAACCTTCCCGACCAGCCCCTGGCGGCCATCCTGATAGGCAATCACTGGCATATCAACGGCGACACCACTGCTCATGCCCTTATCGACGGTCATTCCATGAAAAAGGGTTCCGGGATCCATTGCAATAACCCTAGCCGGTACGTGCCGATAGGATAGTTCTCCCGAAAAGCTTAATTGATCCCGTAGACGGTCATTTTCCGCTCGAAGAGAGTCGAGGTCCCGTTGGATAATCTGATAGTGTTCAACCTGATTTTGCAAGGCACGGTAATCTTTTCGCAAATCGCGTAATTCACCAATGGAGTTGACGGTGCCGGAAAAAAAGTTGCCTACAGAGGCAAATAGATATTGGATCGCGGCTGCAGAGCCCCTAACGAGACCCACCGGATTTGTAAAGCGATTCTTCGTTTCAAATCCCATTCCGACGAGACAGATAAAAATAGAAACGGCCAGCAGACACCCTGCCGCATGCGATGAGATAAACTCTTTTGGCTTTTTCATCATGAAAGCCTTTTACCACATCAACTGTTGAGTGTGTTGTAGATCGTTTTGCTTCCGAAGGCATCACGCGTATGCTCAAAATACATGCCTGCACCTTGAGCTACGCAAAGAAGAGGCTCCTCGGCAAGGATAACGGGAACCCCGGTTTCCTTTGCAATCAGTCTGGGGAAGCCCTTTAGAAGAGAACCTCCTCCTGTCATAACAATGCCGCGTTCGACGATATCTGCCGCAAGTTCCGGAGGGGTCTGCCCCAGTGTACGTTTAATCTCTTCAACAACGGCATTGATCGGCTCCTGAAGCGCTTCTCTGACTTCCACGCTATCGATTTCTAGTCTTCTGGGAAGGCCGGTGATGGCATCGGTTCCCTTAATCTCCATTTTTTCAATCTTCTTATCGGCGGTGGCATTGCCAATCGATATCTTGAGATTCTCAGCAGTCTGTTCTCCGATAATCAGATTATGGACATTTCTAACATGCTTGATGATCGACTCGTCAAACTCGTCTCCACCGAGACGAATGGCATTGGTAACAACCATACCACCGAGGCTGATTACAGAGATTTCGGTCGTCCCCCCTCCGATGTCACAAACCATATGGCCGGCAGGTTCAAAAATAGGAATATCGGCACCAATAGCTGCAGCAAGGGACTCCTCGATGACTTTCACTTCACGTGCTCCAGCCTTATAGGCACTTTCTTCCACGGCCCGTCGTTCAACCTCCGTTATGCAGGTGGGAACACCAATTACCATACGGGGTTTTACAAACCAACGACGCGGCAGGATTTTCGAAATGAAATAACGTATCATCTTTTCGGTTGTTTCTAAATCGGCGATAACACCGTCCCGCAATGGACGAATTGCAATAATATCGCCGGGGGTCTTCCAAAGCATTCTCTTTGCTTCTGCTCCCACTGCAACGACCTTTTTTGTCCCCCGTTCAACCGCAACTACGGAGGGCTCACTGATCACAATACCCTTCCCACGTACATATACCAAGGTGTTACATGTTCCAAGATCAATTCCTATATCCGTAGAAAAAGCTCCGGCTAGTTTTTTCATGGCCATCTGAAGTAGTCCTCCATGTTGTTTTAGTAAAGCTTTGTCAGGGCTCCGTAATGTGAAGGGTCAATTTCAAGGGCCCTTCGCCATTCAGCCCGAGCCTTTACCCTATTGTTCTGTTTCTCAAATACTTCGCCAAGATAATAATATGCATCGGCAGATCGCTTATTTGTCTCAAGAATTTTCTCATATTGGCTTTTTGCTTTCTCCAATTCGCCGCGATCCATATATAACGAACCGAGCAAAAATCTACTTTTTTGTTCGATTCCCTCATCTTCGGTAGCTCCTATTGCCTTCAGAAGAAACGCTTCTGCTTCTTTATATAACTCCATCTTATCATAAGTTTGTCCAATCGTCAGGTAAAGTATATCACTTGGTTCTTTTTCCACCGCCTTGAGAAAATAATCAAGACTCTTTTGGTACTGTCCAAGCTCGCCATAGGCTAACCCGACATACTCCAGAGTATCATCACCCTCATAGCCTTCTTCCTCGGATGCCAATAAATTCCGAAGCGCGAGATCTGCATAATAGCGCCCTTTGTGATAATAGGTCTTTCCCAAAACATATTGGATCTGGGCCTTCATGGGAACATCATCAAAAAGTAAGGCCCTTCGTAAATCAGCAATGGCATCGTCAAATACCGGAAGTTGCTCTTCCGGAGTATATTGACCGATTCCATAATAAAAGGAAGCAAAGCCATGATAGATCAAAGCCTCCAATGAGAGCGGGTCTTGATCCAGAACGCGATTAGACCAGGATAGGACCCCTGAATAGTCACCCTGCTTCCATAACTCTTCGGGAAAAACATCCCCCTCTTCACTATTATCTCCAGGCGAAAGAGTTGTCTCATCAACCGAAATATCAAGCGGAAGCTTTTTGGGGATCAGGAAAAAGATAAGACCGGCGCTAACAAGGAGAACCGAGACAATAGTGATGATAATTATTGGTCCCCGTCGCCTTGTTTCCGGCCGATATCCGGTTTGATATCTGCTTTGGGGCAGGATCATGTTTCGCTCCATAAAAAAAAGCAGGCCTGTAAGCCGGGTTCTGTTATAGACGGCCATCTATCTGGGAAGACCGTTACCGATCCTCTCATGCAGCCTACCCGCGGAATCGAGCGGACAACCCTACCGCTGCTTGGCTTTGCTCCGAGTGAGGTTTTCAGTGCCCTTCCCGTTGCCGGAAAGGCGGTGGGCTCTTACCCCGCCGTTTCACCCTTACCCATCCGAACCAAATCGGATTGGCGGTATACTTTCTGTTGCACTATCTGTGACGACGCAAAGATCGCCCCCGGGGGTTACCCGGCACTCTGTCCTGCGGAGCCCGGACTTTCCTCCATTTCCATAAAGAAACGGCGGCCGCCCGGCCTGCTTTCATATAAATGCTGTTTTTATCTTCGAGTTACTCGTCTAACCCGAAATCCTCCAAATTAACAAGATCAGTAAGGCTACCACTATCCTCTTCGGTTACAAAATCACCGGTAGCGATCTCTTCTTCTTCATAAAAAAGAATTCTACTACAATAGGGGCAGAAAAGAATATTTTCGCCCGAACGTACATCGTTCTCGAATTGAGCGGGAAGCATCATATGGCAACCGGTACACACCGAATCTTTTACCGGCACAATACCAAGGCCGGCTTTGCTTCGGATGA
This window of the Sediminispirochaeta bajacaliforniensis DSM 16054 genome carries:
- the mreC gene encoding rod shape-determining protein MreC; the encoded protein is MKKPKEFISSHAAGCLLAVSIFICLVGMGFETKNRFTNPVGLVRGSAAAIQYLFASVGNFFSGTVNSIGELRDLRKDYRALQNQVEHYQIIQRDLDSLRAENDRLRDQLSFSGELSYRHVPARVIAMDPGTLFHGMTVDKGMSSGVAVDMPVIAYQDGRQGLVGKVISATSRTAMILPVFDHECFVAARFSAGRYEGLVGGDGKKGGALFMRYVKKRAKEEIRYGDLVVTSGLRSIYPASIPIGRVVGIEAPEWQPSLIIEIEPAIDFSRLEYVFILKQEPNQ
- a CDS encoding rod shape-determining protein, producing MAMKKLAGAFSTDIGIDLGTCNTLVYVRGKGIVISEPSVVAVERGTKKVVAVGAEAKRMLWKTPGDIIAIRPLRDGVIADLETTEKMIRYFISKILPRRWFVKPRMVIGVPTCITEVERRAVEESAYKAGAREVKVIEESLAAAIGADIPIFEPAGHMVCDIGGGTTEISVISLGGMVVTNAIRLGGDEFDESIIKHVRNVHNLIIGEQTAENLKISIGNATADKKIEKMEIKGTDAITGLPRRLEIDSVEVREALQEPINAVVEEIKRTLGQTPPELAADIVERGIVMTGGGSLLKGFPRLIAKETGVPVILAEEPLLCVAQGAGMYFEHTRDAFGSKTIYNTLNS
- the mreD gene encoding rod shape-determining protein MreD encodes the protein MRTGKSFLYAIILLVIIFIDTTFFKNIGWAGVRPDFVLVLLVFMAHSTGSFKAVLLGFIAGIFLDALTLAPFGYFGLIYSVTGYLFGKTKGKVFLDPLFFPLLLLFFASLLKMVLSALLDVVFLASSEVSSFSAVSWLELAMNMILSPFVFGILKVTGLMNDKQREGF
- a CDS encoding tetratricopeptide repeat protein, with product MERNMILPQSRYQTGYRPETRRRGPIIIITIVSVLLVSAGLIFFLIPKKLPLDISVDETTLSPGDNSEEGDVFPEELWKQGDYSGVLSWSNRVLDQDPLSLEALIYHGFASFYYGIGQYTPEEQLPVFDDAIADLRRALLFDDVPMKAQIQYVLGKTYYHKGRYYADLALRNLLASEEEGYEGDDTLEYVGLAYGELGQYQKSLDYFLKAVEKEPSDILYLTIGQTYDKMELYKEAEAFLLKAIGATEDEGIEQKSRFLLGSLYMDRGELEKAKSQYEKILETNKRSADAYYYLGEVFEKQNNRVKARAEWRRALEIDPSHYGALTKLY